In Nocardioides bizhenqiangii, the DNA window GCGTGGTGGGCTCGATGGTGCTCCTTCTCGTCGGCGCCGTCCTGCTCGGGGCCGGGACGTCGGCCAACAGCGCGGCCAGGTTCGCCGCCACCGACCTCGCCGACGACTCCAACCGGGCGCGCTCGCTGTCGGTGGTCGTCTGGGCGACCACGATCGGCGCCGTCCTCGGACCCAACCTGACCGGTCCTTCCGGTGCCTTCGCCGACGCGGTGAACATCCCGGAGCTGACCGGACCGTTCGCGATCGGCGCCTTCGGCATGCTCGCCGCAGCCCTGGTCGCCTTCGTCATGCTGCGCCCGGACCCGCTCTTCGTGGCCCGCGAGCACGCCGGTGAGGTCAACGTCGGCCACGTCGCCGCGGGATCCTCGGCCTCGCGGGCGTGGCGGGCGGTGCGCGAGCGGCCGGTGATCGGGTTCGCGATCGCAGGCCTGTCCCTCGCGCACGCCGCGATGATCAGCGTGATGGTGATGACGCCGCTCCACATGCAGCACGGCGGCGCCGAGCTCGACGTGATCGGCCTGGTGATCAGTGTCCACGTCCTCGGGATGTTCGCGTTCTCCCCCCTGGTCGGCATGCTCGCCGACCGGGTGGGACGGCCGCTGGTGCTCGGCATCGGCGGACTGGTGCTGGTCGTGGCGCTCCTGCTGTGCGCCTCGTCGCCGGACGGGATGTCGTGGCAGGTCACCGCCGGGCTGTTCCTGCTCGGGCTCGGCTGGTCGTTCGCGATGGTCTCGGCGTCGACGATGGTCGCCGAGCACGCGCCGCTCGACTCGCGCACGCACGTGCAGGGCACCTCCGACCTGGTCATGGGCGTCACGGCGGCCTCGGCCGGGGCGCTCGCCGGTGTGGTCGTCGACCTTGCCGGCTACCCGGTGCTGGCGCTGGTGACGCTGGCGCTCGCGTTCGGGGTCGCCGGGTGCGCCGCGCGCGCCCAGACCGCGAGGACGACGGCGCCCGCGGTGGTCGAGTAGACGAGCCGCCGACACGCCGCTTCCCAATCCCAGGACTTCGAACAGGTGTTCGGTAGCGTCCGGATCACGACGTGTGGTGCTGGTCGCCAACCGTCCACAGGTACGACGTACTCCGGGCTTCTCCACAACCCCGATGCGGCTGATCAGGCTGTGTCGGACCCTCGCCCTAGCGTCGCCGATGTACCTGGCTCGACCACCAGACGAAGGACGTGAGGGACATGGCGGATGACCGCCTCAAGGCGCTCGACACAGCGCTGCTCAACATCGAGAAGCAGTACGGCAAGGGCTCGGTCATGCGCCTCGGCGACGACACGCGCGCCCCGCTCGAAGTGATCCCCACCGGCTCGATCGCGCTCGACGTGGCGCTCGGTGTGGGTGGCCTCCCGCGCGGCCGCGTCGTGGAGATCTACGGACCGGAGAGCAGCGGCAAGACGACCGTGGCGCTGCACGCGGTCGCCAGCGCTCAGGCTGCCGGCGGCATCGTGGCGTTCATCGACGCCGAGCACGCCCTCGACCCCGACTACGCCAAGGCGCTCGGTGTCGACACCGACGCGCTGCTGGTCTCGCAGCCCGACTCCGGTGAGCAGGCGCTCGAGATCGCCGACATGCTGATCCGTTCCGGCGCACTGGCCCTGATCGTCATCGACTCCGTGGCCGCGCTCGTGCCCCGGGCCGAGATCGAGGGCGAGATGGGCGACAGCCACGTCGGCCTCCAGGCCCGGTTGATGAGCCAGGCACTGCGCAAGATGACCGGTGCCCTCAACAACTCCGGCACCACCATGATCTTCATCAACCAGCTGCGCGAGAAGATCGGCGTGATGTTCGGCTCGCCCGAGACCACGACCGGTGGCCGGGCGCTGAAGTTCTACTCCTCGGTGCGCCTCGACGTGCGCCGGATCGAGACCCTCAAGGACGGCACCGACATGGTCGGCAACCGCACCCGGATCAAGGTCGTCAAGAACAAGGTCGCCCCGCCGTTCAAGCAGGCCGAGTTCGACATCATGTACGGCAAGGGCATCAGCCGCGAGGGCAGCCTGATCGACGTCGGTGTCGAGGCGGGCCTGGTCCGCAAGGCCGGCGCTTGGTACACCTACGAGGGCGACCAGCTCGGCCAGGGCAAGGAGAACGCCCGCCAGTTCCTGTTCGACAACCCCGACCTCGCCAACGAGCTGGAGAAGAAGATCCTCGAGAAGCTCGGCGTCGGCCCGCAGGTCGACAACGACGGCTTCGCCGACGCCCCTGACGAGCCCATCGGCGTGGACAGCTTCTGAGTTGAATGGCGCGAGCGTGTCGCAGATCGATGAGTGAGCCCGACACGGAGCGGGACCTCGGACCGGAGCCGGACCACGAGGCGGTCGCGCGCAAGATCCTGCTCGACCAGCTGACCGGTCAGGCGCGGAGCCGTCAGGAGCTCGCCGACCGGCTGGCCCGCCGCAACGTCCCCGACGAGGTGGCGGGCCGGCTGCTCGACCGGTTCGAGGAGGTCGGCCTGGTGGACGACGAGGCCTTCGCCCGGTCGTGGGTCGACAGCCGGCAGCGCACCCGCGGCCTGGCTCGACGGGCGCTGGCCCAGGAGCTGCGCCGCAAGGGCGTCGCCGACGAGACCGCCCGCGACGTGCTGGCAGAGGTCGACCCTGCCGACGAGGAGCAGGCGGCCAGGGCTCTGGTCCGCAAGAAGCTCCGCGGGCTGCGGGGCGTCGACGACACCGTCGCCGCC includes these proteins:
- a CDS encoding MFS transporter, encoding MTAAAPTPVEQTAEIAVVQRRTVRVLVLTQAVGALGITIGIATASLLAKDISGSEALSGLVQTAQVLGAAVISFLLATVMARRGRRIGLTTGYLLGAAGGGLAVLAGVVGSMVLLLVGAVLLGAGTSANSAARFAATDLADDSNRARSLSVVVWATTIGAVLGPNLTGPSGAFADAVNIPELTGPFAIGAFGMLAAALVAFVMLRPDPLFVAREHAGEVNVGHVAAGSSASRAWRAVRERPVIGFAIAGLSLAHAAMISVMVMTPLHMQHGGAELDVIGLVISVHVLGMFAFSPLVGMLADRVGRPLVLGIGGLVLVVALLLCASSPDGMSWQVTAGLFLLGLGWSFAMVSASTMVAEHAPLDSRTHVQGTSDLVMGVTAASAGALAGVVVDLAGYPVLALVTLALAFGVAGCAARAQTARTTAPAVVE
- a CDS encoding regulatory protein RecX produces the protein MSEPDTERDLGPEPDHEAVARKILLDQLTGQARSRQELADRLARRNVPDEVAGRLLDRFEEVGLVDDEAFARSWVDSRQRTRGLARRALAQELRRKGVADETARDVLAEVDPADEEQAARALVRKKLRGLRGVDDTVAARRLAGLLARKGYPAGLAYAVVKDELAEVGRDVPLE
- the recA gene encoding recombinase RecA; protein product: MADDRLKALDTALLNIEKQYGKGSVMRLGDDTRAPLEVIPTGSIALDVALGVGGLPRGRVVEIYGPESSGKTTVALHAVASAQAAGGIVAFIDAEHALDPDYAKALGVDTDALLVSQPDSGEQALEIADMLIRSGALALIVIDSVAALVPRAEIEGEMGDSHVGLQARLMSQALRKMTGALNNSGTTMIFINQLREKIGVMFGSPETTTGGRALKFYSSVRLDVRRIETLKDGTDMVGNRTRIKVVKNKVAPPFKQAEFDIMYGKGISREGSLIDVGVEAGLVRKAGAWYTYEGDQLGQGKENARQFLFDNPDLANELEKKILEKLGVGPQVDNDGFADAPDEPIGVDSF